The following is a genomic window from Amycolatopsis acidiphila.
GGTGATGCCGCCGAAGCCGACCGGCACGTCGATCGCGCCGACGCCGGCCTTGCTGCTCTTACGCGGGTTGGTGCCCAGGGCCTTGATGCCGATCGCCATGTCCGCTAGCTGGGCGCTGTCCCGGACCGCCCCGTTGATCACCAGCCCGGCCCAGCCGTTCTCCACGGCCGAACCGGCGATGAGGTCGCCGGTCAGTGCGGCGTGCAGCGAGCCACCGCCGTCGATCACCAGGACCGCGCCCTCGCCGGGAGTGCGCAGCAGCTCACGCAGCAGGCCGTTGTCCTGGTAGCAGGAGACCGTGCGCACGGGGCCGGTGAAGATCCGGTGCTTGCCGAACTGGCGGAACTGGGTGTCGCAGACCTGGAGCTTGTCGCCATGCTCGTCCACGAGGTCCGCGGTGCTGAAAGAACTCGTCACCCGATCATGATGCCTCAGCGCCCGTCG
Proteins encoded in this region:
- the rraA gene encoding ribonuclease E activity regulator RraA, encoding MTSSFSTADLVDEHGDKLQVCDTQFRQFGKHRIFTGPVRTVSCYQDNGLLRELLRTPGEGAVLVIDGGGSLHAALTGDLIAGSAVENGWAGLVINGAVRDSAQLADMAIGIKALGTNPRKSSKAGVGAIDVPVGFGGITFRPGDLLYADDDGVALLPSSS